A single region of the Terriglobales bacterium genome encodes:
- the lipA gene encoding lipoyl synthase — MASAVELVQIDLSPRVPRPKPEWLKARAPVGDNYHALKKLARGLDLHTVCESAQCPNIGECWHHKTATFMLLGNLCTRRCGFCAVPKGKPLPIDYDEPRRVAEAVKTLGLKFAVVTSVNRDDDNFGSARVFAETIRQIREQVPGCSVEVLIPDFQGIDECLQIVLDAKPDILNHNTESVPRLYRAVRSGARYERTLQLLANVKQFSPETVSKTGVMVGLGEETDELLAVFQDLAARKVDILTIGQYLRPSKDHLPMTRYYTPDEFAYLKSEALKMGFRHVESGPLVRSSYHAHEQAESVSSIA, encoded by the coding sequence ATGGCCAGCGCAGTCGAACTCGTCCAGATTGACCTCTCTCCTCGCGTTCCCCGCCCCAAACCGGAGTGGCTCAAGGCTCGGGCCCCGGTGGGCGACAACTATCATGCGCTCAAGAAGCTGGCGCGCGGGCTTGATCTCCACACGGTTTGCGAATCGGCGCAGTGCCCTAATATTGGCGAGTGCTGGCACCACAAGACCGCGACCTTTATGCTGCTCGGCAATCTGTGCACGCGCCGCTGCGGTTTCTGTGCGGTGCCTAAAGGCAAGCCGCTGCCCATTGATTACGATGAGCCCCGCCGCGTGGCCGAAGCCGTAAAAACTCTGGGACTCAAATTTGCCGTCGTCACCAGCGTCAATCGCGATGACGATAATTTTGGCAGCGCCCGCGTCTTTGCCGAAACCATCCGGCAAATCCGTGAGCAGGTTCCAGGATGCAGCGTGGAAGTCCTGATCCCCGATTTTCAGGGCATTGATGAGTGCTTGCAGATCGTGCTCGACGCTAAGCCCGATATCCTGAACCACAACACCGAATCGGTGCCTCGGCTGTATCGTGCTGTACGCTCCGGTGCGCGCTACGAACGCACGCTGCAACTGCTGGCCAACGTGAAGCAGTTTTCGCCGGAAACGGTAAGCAAGACCGGCGTCATGGTGGGCCTGGGCGAAGAAACGGATGAGCTGCTGGCGGTCTTTCAAGACCTGGCGGCACGCAAGGTGGATATCCTGACCATTGGCCAGTATCTGCGTCCTTCCAAAGACCATCTGCCCATGACGCGCTACTACACTCCCGATGAATTTGCTTATCTGAAAAGCGAAGCTCTCAAAATGGGCTTCCGCCACGTCGAGTCCGGACCTCTGGTGCGCTCCAGCTATCACGCTCACGAACAGGCAGAGTCGGTCAGTTCAATCGCGTAA
- a CDS encoding cytochrome c: MLRLRKSRLWLGSLGAVFVWGIVLLMSIGCNSPSGSANRPLTPQEERGRRIFEARCAVCHDAYSTNGRQGPGLQGLFRKQYLPSGAPANDDRARDAILFGRRNMPGLQNVLDDQQLNDLLAYLHTL, from the coding sequence TTGTTGCGATTACGAAAATCCCGTCTGTGGCTCGGCAGCCTGGGTGCGGTCTTTGTCTGGGGAATCGTATTGCTTATGAGTATCGGATGCAACTCCCCATCGGGTTCTGCCAATCGTCCATTGACCCCGCAGGAAGAGCGTGGCCGGCGCATCTTTGAAGCGCGCTGCGCGGTCTGCCACGATGCCTATTCCACCAATGGGCGCCAGGGACCGGGATTGCAGGGGCTCTTCCGCAAGCAATATCTCCCCAGCGGTGCCCCGGCCAACGACGACCGCGCCCGTGATGCAATTCTGTTTGGTCGCCGCAATATGCCGGGATTGCAAAATGTTTTGGACGACCAGCAGCTCAACGATCTGCTGGCATATTTGCATACCCTCTAA
- a CDS encoding DUF488 family protein — MSVTIKRVYEPPSAADGARVLVDRLWPRGLTKAKARIHVWLKELAPSHELRRWFHERPEYFQVFRKRYLKEMADPTALQALEQLYKMAGKEKIVTLVYASHDEAHNNAVVLRDLLHGMRKPPSSSGPARAAAARNRARMPRS, encoded by the coding sequence ATGTCGGTCACGATCAAACGCGTTTATGAACCACCGTCAGCCGCCGATGGCGCGCGCGTTCTCGTGGACCGGTTGTGGCCGCGCGGCCTCACCAAAGCCAAGGCCCGCATTCATGTGTGGCTTAAAGAACTGGCTCCTTCTCATGAATTGCGGCGCTGGTTCCACGAACGTCCTGAATATTTCCAGGTCTTTCGCAAGCGTTACCTGAAAGAGATGGCTGATCCCACTGCCTTGCAGGCTTTGGAGCAGCTTTACAAAATGGCAGGCAAGGAAAAAATTGTGACCCTGGTTTATGCCTCGCACGACGAAGCCCACAACAACGCGGTTGTGCTGCGTGACTTGCTGCACGGGATGCGCAAACCGCCTTCCAGTTCCGGCCCGGCAAGAGCGGCAGCAGCGAGAAACCGCGCAAGGATGCCAAGAAGCTAG
- a CDS encoding YIP1 family protein, whose translation MSTPVTSSPNPMPGSTAEAAPGLSEGERLINVFIAPSKTFTDLKRKASWFVPWLLLVIASVAFIGVVAQKVGFRQITENAMRMNPKAQDRIAQMPAEQRQAAMQLSVTITRAITFAVPVIALVIYVIVAAVLMATFNFGMGGEVPFGTSLAIVIYARLPEIIKALLIIISLFAGADPESFNIQNPIASNLGFFVDASAHPALYSLASAFDIFSIWVIVLTGIGFSCVSKVKKSTAIGVVFGWYALITLVGVGWLALTR comes from the coding sequence ATGAGCACACCCGTTACATCCTCTCCTAATCCTATGCCCGGCTCGACGGCTGAGGCTGCGCCTGGGCTTTCCGAAGGCGAACGGCTTATTAATGTTTTCATCGCGCCTTCTAAGACCTTCACGGATTTAAAACGCAAGGCGAGCTGGTTTGTTCCCTGGCTTTTGCTAGTGATTGCCAGTGTGGCGTTTATCGGCGTCGTAGCACAGAAGGTTGGCTTCCGGCAGATTACAGAAAATGCCATGCGCATGAACCCCAAAGCGCAGGACCGTATAGCCCAGATGCCTGCCGAGCAGCGTCAGGCTGCTATGCAACTCAGTGTAACCATCACGAGAGCGATCACCTTTGCCGTTCCTGTAATTGCGCTGGTGATTTATGTGATCGTAGCCGCCGTTCTAATGGCGACCTTCAATTTCGGTATGGGAGGAGAGGTGCCTTTCGGCACGTCCCTTGCAATCGTCATCTATGCAAGATTGCCGGAGATTATCAAGGCTCTGTTGATCATTATTTCTCTTTTCGCAGGAGCTGACCCTGAAAGCTTTAATATTCAAAACCCGATAGCGAGTAACTTGGGTTTCTTCGTGGATGCCAGCGCTCATCCCGCTTTGTACAGTCTGGCCTCTGCGTTTGACATATTTTCTATCTGGGTCATCGTGCTCACCGGCATCGGCTTTTCGTGCGTGAGCAAGGTGAAAAAATCAACCGCGATTGGTGT